In Bdellovibrionales bacterium, the following proteins share a genomic window:
- a CDS encoding AI-2E family transporter has protein sequence MTNKIKSENNLSQYCLLFLSAVAATGALIYTRTVMIPFVFSIFFFALTSPTVKWLQNRTRLPRWLALTSVFLSVCLVSVGLILIITSSIGNFVNGAESYKYRLFELFATVLEKAGDYGFASDKESIIAQLKALPVFTFLRTLTAEITVLFSNFFLILIFLVFLLAGESAERKPHPVLDEVLSKISRYLVLKSLLSLVTGLGVTLILIAFDVEMAVLIGLLTFLLNFIPNVGFILSTILPLPLIFIEYGFGGRFLAVLVLSLMVQLIMGNFLEPRYLGESMDLHPVTILVFLIFWGLVWGVAGMFLAVPITAVMKIILDRFSPTKPVAELLAGRF, from the coding sequence AATAAAATTAAGTCCGAAAACAATTTGAGTCAGTATTGCCTCTTGTTTCTGTCGGCAGTGGCGGCGACGGGGGCTCTGATTTATACCCGCACCGTTATGATCCCGTTCGTCTTTAGTATCTTCTTTTTTGCCTTGACCTCTCCGACTGTCAAATGGCTACAAAATCGAACACGGCTCCCTCGATGGCTTGCTCTCACTTCTGTTTTTTTGAGTGTTTGTTTGGTGAGTGTCGGCCTTATCTTAATCATTACATCTTCAATCGGGAACTTTGTAAACGGCGCTGAATCATATAAATATCGTTTGTTTGAGCTCTTTGCAACTGTACTTGAGAAAGCAGGGGACTATGGTTTTGCTTCAGATAAGGAATCTATCATCGCACAGTTAAAGGCTCTCCCTGTTTTTACATTTTTGCGGACACTGACTGCAGAAATAACAGTCCTCTTCAGCAATTTCTTTTTGATCTTGATTTTTTTGGTGTTTCTTCTGGCTGGAGAGAGTGCCGAGCGAAAACCTCATCCAGTTTTAGACGAAGTTTTGAGCAAGATTTCCCGATATTTGGTTTTGAAATCCTTGCTCTCTCTCGTGACCGGATTGGGAGTTACTCTGATTTTGATTGCCTTTGATGTTGAAATGGCGGTTCTCATCGGGCTTCTGACTTTTTTGCTGAATTTTATTCCAAATGTTGGATTTATTCTTTCAACGATTTTGCCCTTGCCTCTCATTTTCATTGAGTATGGATTTGGGGGGAGATTTTTAGCCGTCCTCGTTCTTTCGCTCATGGTGCAGTTGATAATGGGAAATTTCTTGGAGCCGAGGTATTTGGGAGAAAGCATGGATCTTCATCCTGTAACTATCCTTGTTTTCCTTATATTTTGGGGCTTAGTTTGGGGGGTTGCAGGTATGTTTTTGGCGGTTCCAATTACGGCTGTAATGAAAATTATTTTGGATCGATTCTCGCCGACAAAGCCGGTTGCCGAGCTCCTGGCTGGTCGATTTTAG